The genomic interval ATCATCAGATATGATGATCAGGGCTTGAATTTAGCACTTGCACAGTTGCAAAATTGGAAAATGTGGgttgaatttaaagacactCGCACAAATTTGAgagttcaaaatttgaaaaaaatatgcaatctTGGAAAGGTATTAAACAGAATTGGTGATTGATTCCTGCACAACAGATGTATAACTAATTATAGAAATTCCTGCTTTCGTTTTCTGATAAGCACTCAGAAATTGATGACATAGATTAACGTTCTGCGGACAGGCAGGTATTGTTACCATGACTACAGTTTTGTAGACTGGACAGGCCTTTCGTTTTCATTTTTGGCTGTGAAAAattaatgcattgttatgtttaactcatttgacaatgatcaaaacataaaaaacatttcatttgtgtACAGACATCCAACAAAGAAACATACACTACTCGAATAACATCAGCACAAACAGGGATtccatgattaaaaaaataaacatttgaaaataaaatcaatatattgatGTGAACAAAAtcgtttcatttttgttttacagacACTGCCATACGGAAACACAGATACAGACCAGGAACTAGGGCCTTGATGGAAATACGCAAATACCAGAAATCCACGAGCCTCTTGATCAGAAAGGCACCTTTCGTAAGATTGGTATGTTCAAGTTTTGATTTTGACAgtgtagttatttattttttggtcctTTGTAATCATTGTTAATGGAGTTTAGGGATTTTCTAGCAAAGATTGGGATAGGCGAGGCCCCACTATCACAAAAATGGTAATGTGAAATCTCTGTCTCAATTTCAACTCATTTCaccatattaaaacataatggttcaaaatatttcatgttttaactttCTTTTGACACAAACATAGTTTCCCATAGAAATGAtagaatacatgtatgttgataaAGCCTAttctttgtacatttatttcaagtCTCCCATACACCTATACATGTATCACGTTTTACGAGTTAAATAAGTACACTTGCAATTTAAGGCACAGAATAtagtcatatacatgtatatgcctCCAGTTTGCTTTTTTTTCCATGGGAGTATTGTGTTGTTCTTTTGTATCATGACTTATAGAAATATAGTAAACACCAGCCAACCAACTTATTGAATACAGTCTTGATCGGGccgctattttttttttttttaaattgaaagatGGTctcaaaatgtaataatttctATATGGACATTATATAGGGATGACATTAATGCAGCACGTTGTCTTCCAGGTACGTGAGATCTGCCTAGAACTGGCGCCCAACAAACAGCATTATTGGACGGCCCACGCTCTAATGGCTATACAAGAGGTGAGGGgcattataaaaatacaagattTATTGCAGTTTGAGTTGTGCTAGATCTCTTCTCATTTGAccattcaaaattgtaaaaactgGTACCAAACAAACAGAATTATTGGAAGGTCCATGCTTACATGAGGTAATGGGGCATTAtgaaatttatgcaaaatagaTTGGAGTGTAATTTGTTCTAGATTCCTTGTCAATGGACCATATGatacaaaatttgtaaaaaactGGTTCCAACCAAACAGCATTATCGGGCGGCCCACGATTTCCTGGctatattaaaattttatatgTATCTTGTTTCAACAATTGAGAACGCTTGAATAACTTGATTTGACCAATGAGAATGCCCTAATATCTTGATTTGACCAACGAGAATACCTGAGGATCTTGATTCAACCAATGAGAATATCTGAGGATCATGATTCAACCAATGAGAATATTGAAGTATCTTGATttgatcaatgaaaatatttgaatcaatTTATTTGACCAATGAGAAAGTGTGAGTTTCACTATCTTGATTTGACCAATGAGAATATCTGAGGATCTTGATTTGACCAATGAGAATATCTGTGGATCTTGATTTGACCAGTGGGAATACCTGAGAATCTTGATTTGACCAATGAGAATATCTGAGGATCTTGATTTGACCAATGAGAATATCTGAGGATCTTGATTTGACCAATGAGAAGTTCTGAGGATCTTAATTTGACCAATGAGAATATCTGAGGATCTTGATTTGACCAATGAGAATGCCTGAGGATCTTGATTTGACCAATGAGAATGCCTGAGGATCTTGATTTGACCAGTGAGAATATCTGAGGATCTTGATTTGACTTATGAGAATTTCTGAGGATCTTGATTTGACCAATGAGAATATCTGAATAACTTGATTTGACCATTAAGAGAGCCTGAGCATCTTAATTAGACCTATGAGAAAGTATGAGTATTTGACTTTGACCAATGAGAATGCCTGAACATCTTGATTTGACCAATGAGAATGCCTGAGTATCTTTATTCAACAAATAAGAATGCCTTCTTATTTTGATTTGACCAATGAGAATGCCTGAATATCTTGAATTGACCAATAAAAAGCCTGAGTATCTTGGTTAGACCAATGAGAATGCCTGAATatcttaatttgttttcagGCGGCTGAGGCTTACCTAGTACATCTGTTTGAGGATTCAAACCTTTGTGCCATACATGCCAAGCGGGTCACGATTATGCCCAGGGACATTATTCTAGCGAGACGGTTACACGGCTACGCATATGAACCTTATACATACACTACATAGTGTATACTGGATAACgtgtgtctgtcttgttttattgtatatatttttagcacgtctgtttttcaatgaaaaaaaatgtcacattattttgatatcctTGGTGTCGTCTGCTTTAGAGTGTTATACATTAACATTGGCCATAACTGGAAAACAAATCAAGCAATTAgaatgaaacttgatacatatgTTACAAGAGATAATACTGAACTAATTGCTTCATTTTCTAATGTCAATAAAAGTTGTCTCCCCTCGGTACGAACATGAGAagtaaggcccataactcttgctctATTAATTATTAAGTTATACCCCGtttttcgacttaaaaattatcaaatatggGTTAGCTCGGTGCTCTTGCTTAGGTTAACAGTTGCagcattttatgttttgttacaAATGCCAATGAAATTATTGTGCACTGTAAATTTTCTTAATTTGGTGACATGGTTgtttttccaatttatttttatttttcatcttgaAACGATAAGgcatttattaaatgaatggcaactattggtatttttttgtaaagctTCTATTTACAACCTTATCAATTTGTGAACAATCTGGAATACTTAACCCTTGTGAAATTTAACAATCTACAGTATCACATATACATGCAGTGTAAGGTGCTTGAAAGAAATCTCTCTCAGGACCAAGCATGCATTATCATAGTCATATTTACATTATCATAgtcatatttactttcatttgACTATGTTGTGTGTAAAAAAGCAGTTTCATGAATTCTAACAACAATTGTGTACAATGGTGATTTtaatttgtctgtttttttaagAAGTTGGGTCATTTACCTCAGGCAGTGGTGTTTTTTGCATCTTCAGTGTCTACATTGAAGAAATCTTGAGCATCGGCCTAAGCAAAAAATTGTCAACATGTTGGTGTGTGATGTGTCTCATATAAATAAGGTTAAAGattaaatttttcatttaaaaattatctAGTCGACCTCTGTTT from Mya arenaria isolate MELC-2E11 chromosome 7, ASM2691426v1 carries:
- the LOC128239818 gene encoding uncharacterized protein LOC128239818, which encodes MARTKQSKANKSNATPNQDRLAAKTQRNSTGEGTSRQDDTAIRKHRYRPGTRALMEIRKYQKSTSLLIRKAPFVRLVREICLELAPNKQHYWTAHALMAIQEAAEAYLVHLFEDSNLCAIHAKRVTIMPRDIILARRLHGYAYEPYTYTT